Proteins from a genomic interval of Planctomycetota bacterium:
- a CDS encoding glycosyltransferase — protein sequence ARNRAGMYMGFNGTAGVWRRQAIVDGGGWEHDTLTEDLDLSYRAQLNGWNFVYLPQYAAPAELPPEILAFKQQAHRWTKGSVQTGMKLLPRILRSPQLPYAIKSEAFFHLTNTIVHPLMVILTILVYPAFIAVSGPLKDYPLAGMLFGITMFILATCGASTFFIVAQRELFGKSSFFRTLLHLPFLMALGVGMSLSNAKAVLEGVFQDRHSKRNEFVRTPKFGVTGKHAHTAPVDEPTLNDKPASDDLHWWLKKLPLPMLEIAFGTYMLTFIFISIWYSFATASIPFTGMFAAGYFYVGFTSLRSLWILHEDRVAAREAAAEVA from the coding sequence CGCCCGCAACCGCGCCGGGATGTACATGGGCTTTAACGGCACGGCCGGGGTCTGGCGTCGCCAGGCCATCGTTGACGGCGGGGGCTGGGAGCACGACACGCTCACCGAAGACCTCGACCTGTCATATCGCGCACAGCTCAACGGTTGGAACTTCGTGTACCTCCCGCAGTACGCCGCGCCCGCCGAACTTCCGCCAGAGATCCTCGCCTTCAAACAGCAGGCCCACCGCTGGACCAAGGGCAGTGTGCAGACCGGCATGAAGCTCCTGCCGCGCATTCTCCGCAGTCCCCAGCTTCCGTATGCGATCAAGTCCGAAGCATTTTTCCACCTGACCAACACGATCGTCCACCCGCTGATGGTGATCCTCACGATCCTGGTCTACCCGGCGTTCATCGCCGTGTCCGGCCCGCTTAAGGATTACCCGTTGGCCGGCATGCTCTTCGGCATCACGATGTTCATCCTCGCGACCTGCGGGGCCAGCACGTTCTTCATCGTGGCCCAGCGTGAGCTCTTCGGAAAGTCGTCGTTCTTCCGCACGCTACTGCATCTGCCGTTCCTCATGGCTCTCGGCGTGGGCATGTCGCTGTCCAACGCTAAGGCCGTTCTCGAAGGCGTCTTCCAGGACCGCCACTCCAAGCGGAACGAGTTTGTCCGCACGCCCAAGTTCGGCGTCACCGGCAAACACGCCCACACCGCGCCCGTCGACGAGCCGACGCTCAACGACAAGCCCGCCTCCGACGACCTGCACTGGTGGCTCAAGAAGCTCCCATTACCGATGCTCGAAATCGCGTTCGGCACCTACATGCTGACCTTCATTTTCATCAGCATCTGGTACAGCTTCGCCACGGCGTCGATCCCGTTCACCGGCATGTTCGCCGCGGGCTACTTCTACGTCGGCTTCACGAGCCTGCGCAGCCTTTGGATCCTCCACGAAGACCGCGTCGCCGCCCGCGAAGCGGCGGCCGAGGTGGCGTGA